A single genomic interval of Halobacillus halophilus DSM 2266 harbors:
- a CDS encoding lysozyme family protein: protein MPWSLLLGLVPRKVWLWLIGILVALFLLQMLLYASVITGVIGYQKSSSSEDVRSVDVVNGTAQVSPALEEYRPLFEEYAEQYGVSKYVELLLAKTMQESGGRVDDVMQASESLGLPPNTIEDPERSIKVGIRYFSEMLEKAGGDIKLTLQAYNFGGGFIDYANEHNNGEYSKELAIEFSRMKYQELKHTGMYSCIRPESAETGACYGDIGYVEAVLSYLIGGIIEADLQPTGDWVMPIEGALTQTSDYGMRSDPFDGTPDMHRGIDFACTNAVTPIQSVDNGQVVEVVRKNSGYGNNVLVKHEEGLYSHYAHLYAISVQNGEMIQKGSEVGKCGTTGNSTGPHLHFEVMTKNQYRSDVDPAPYLGL from the coding sequence ATGCCTTGGTCCCTTCTCCTTGGGTTAGTTCCTCGGAAAGTATGGCTATGGTTAATAGGTATTCTGGTAGCTCTTTTCCTTCTACAAATGCTCTTATATGCATCCGTCATCACAGGAGTGATCGGTTATCAAAAGTCTTCCTCTAGTGAGGATGTGCGGTCCGTAGACGTCGTGAATGGAACAGCGCAAGTTTCACCTGCATTAGAAGAGTATCGGCCTCTGTTTGAAGAGTACGCCGAACAGTATGGAGTGTCCAAGTATGTGGAGCTTCTCTTGGCCAAAACGATGCAGGAATCGGGTGGACGAGTAGATGATGTCATGCAAGCAAGTGAGTCTCTTGGTCTACCGCCAAACACGATTGAAGATCCAGAAAGAAGTATCAAGGTTGGTATCCGATACTTCTCGGAGATGCTGGAAAAAGCCGGGGGAGATATTAAGCTAACGCTTCAAGCTTATAACTTCGGTGGAGGATTTATTGATTACGCCAACGAACACAATAATGGGGAGTACAGCAAAGAGTTAGCCATCGAATTTTCAAGAATGAAATACCAGGAATTGAAACACACAGGCATGTATTCATGCATTCGACCGGAGTCCGCAGAAACAGGAGCTTGTTATGGCGATATTGGTTATGTGGAGGCTGTATTAAGTTACCTTATAGGCGGAATTATTGAAGCCGATTTACAACCAACGGGAGACTGGGTGATGCCCATTGAAGGGGCTCTTACCCAAACCTCCGATTACGGTATGCGTTCCGATCCCTTTGATGGGACACCGGATATGCATAGAGGAATAGACTTTGCCTGTACGAATGCCGTAACACCTATTCAAAGCGTCGATAACGGCCAAGTGGTAGAGGTGGTAAGAAAAAATTCTGGTTACGGAAATAACGTTCTAGTGAAACATGAAGAGGGACTTTATAGTCACTATGCCCATTTGTATGCGATAAGTGTACAAAACGGAGAGATGATCCAAAAAGGTTCAGAAGTAGGCAAGTGTGGTACGACAGGAAACTCTACAGGACCCCATCTTCATTTCGAAGTCATGACCAAAAACCAGTATCGTTCGGACGTGGACCCTGCTCCTTATCTGGGGCTTTAA
- a CDS encoding VirD4-like conjugal transfer protein, CD1115 family produces MKSVIAKKQVLMVLSICFFIATMLVSTFLWNLGQAMWESLKTFPEFSNPIEFKVSYWTDFHFKEQTLYYGIAALIGFVGIAHMIYKLRSNFKPVGKDEKGSQRFATRKEIQQQYKAIPDRKQPFEGQGGPVLSRKGDKAFIDPSPVNNLIIGTTRSGKGQTYVIPTIDAYSRAEYQPSLVINDPKGELFASSRETLEKRGYEVEVLNLMNPMQSMSFNLLELVKQSYKDGDYSTAQTLCETITHMLYHNPNAKEPMWDDSAKSLVNAMILAVTEKSITEDTEEKITMYTVANMLSELGTRNEIDEDGQENNALDQYFQELPQSHVAKGQYATSNFSKGNTRSSIFTTAMNGLTKFTMSETAKMTAKNSLDLKRVGFGQSIKGRGHPFSRIKVFFPDGTTETNQSGESGTWTINFNTSLGGGDHVVVSQEATPISSEDEDGKKDSSTIRIDEVNEGNGKVSFTYLSESATIEVKEIIYSNKPIAVFMVTPDYDTSTHAIPSIFVSQLYYVLSKNAAIAKGQKCLREVVFMLDEFGNMPAIADMDNKITVCLGRNIRFHLVVQSYAQLKDLYGEDGQATIRGNCGNEIYILSADYDSASYFSSKLGKKTLNTQTRSGSTFSLDKSKTESTEGRDLLTANELQELEEGDTVVRRVLLRRDKRGRKIRAFPIYNTGKYSMKYAHTYLSSEFRPGRSITEEEILTPHRHVHPSELVIDFQIDESNKQKRDELEEEMESFSKNGPFSAAEPSTEWWQKEKVGDFFDKSTSALIHQQIAPLLEHSEEEMNEEPMEAFLYNLKLLGDHEEINRQVYSHIRKQVDKLIEEQETPVVQG; encoded by the coding sequence TTGAAATCAGTCATTGCTAAGAAACAGGTGCTTATGGTATTAAGCATCTGTTTTTTTATAGCCACAATGCTGGTCAGTACTTTTCTATGGAATCTAGGACAGGCCATGTGGGAAAGCTTAAAGACGTTTCCGGAATTCAGTAACCCTATAGAGTTTAAGGTTTCGTATTGGACAGATTTTCATTTCAAGGAGCAAACACTCTACTACGGAATAGCTGCTTTAATTGGTTTTGTAGGCATAGCTCACATGATTTACAAACTTAGAAGTAACTTTAAGCCCGTAGGTAAGGACGAAAAGGGTTCTCAGCGATTTGCCACAAGAAAAGAAATTCAACAACAGTACAAAGCTATTCCTGATCGGAAACAACCCTTTGAAGGCCAAGGTGGCCCTGTATTATCGAGAAAGGGGGACAAAGCATTTATTGATCCCTCCCCTGTCAATAATTTAATTATTGGTACGACAAGGAGTGGTAAGGGGCAAACATATGTGATTCCAACCATCGATGCGTACTCTCGTGCTGAATATCAGCCTTCTTTAGTTATCAATGACCCTAAAGGAGAATTATTCGCTTCTAGCCGGGAGACTTTGGAGAAAAGAGGATATGAAGTAGAGGTATTAAACTTAATGAATCCGATGCAAAGCATGAGCTTTAATCTGCTGGAGTTGGTTAAACAATCGTATAAGGATGGGGATTATTCTACAGCTCAGACGCTTTGCGAAACCATTACTCATATGCTTTACCACAATCCGAATGCTAAAGAACCTATGTGGGATGATTCAGCTAAATCTCTTGTGAATGCCATGATCCTTGCTGTTACAGAGAAGAGCATAACGGAAGACACAGAAGAAAAAATTACGATGTACACGGTCGCTAATATGCTCTCCGAGTTGGGAACTAGAAATGAGATTGATGAAGATGGTCAAGAAAATAACGCATTGGATCAGTATTTCCAAGAGTTACCTCAATCCCATGTAGCCAAAGGTCAATATGCAACGAGTAATTTTTCCAAAGGGAATACTCGATCTAGCATTTTTACGACAGCTATGAATGGATTGACGAAATTTACAATGAGTGAAACGGCAAAGATGACAGCTAAAAACTCTTTAGATTTAAAAAGAGTGGGCTTCGGTCAGAGTATTAAGGGGCGAGGTCATCCTTTTTCCAGAATAAAGGTTTTCTTTCCCGATGGTACAACTGAGACCAATCAATCAGGAGAAAGTGGGACATGGACCATTAACTTTAACACTTCATTAGGGGGCGGAGATCATGTAGTGGTGTCTCAGGAAGCCACACCTATCTCTTCGGAAGATGAAGATGGGAAAAAGGATAGCTCCACCATTCGGATTGACGAAGTAAATGAGGGAAACGGCAAAGTTTCCTTCACTTACCTTTCTGAGAGCGCCACTATCGAAGTGAAAGAAATTATATACTCGAATAAGCCTATCGCTGTGTTTATGGTTACACCCGATTATGATACCTCTACTCATGCTATCCCGTCGATTTTCGTTAGCCAATTGTATTATGTACTATCCAAAAATGCAGCCATTGCCAAAGGACAAAAATGCTTACGTGAAGTGGTCTTTATGTTAGATGAGTTTGGTAATATGCCCGCGATAGCCGATATGGATAATAAAATCACGGTATGTTTGGGAAGGAACATTCGTTTTCACTTAGTGGTTCAATCCTATGCTCAATTAAAGGATTTGTATGGAGAAGATGGGCAAGCGACAATTCGTGGAAACTGTGGGAATGAGATTTATATTTTGAGTGCTGACTATGATTCAGCTTCCTATTTTTCTTCCAAGTTAGGAAAGAAAACATTGAATACACAAACTCGGTCTGGATCTACTTTCTCCCTGGATAAGTCGAAAACGGAAAGTACGGAAGGAAGAGATCTTCTAACGGCCAATGAACTGCAGGAATTAGAGGAGGGAGATACGGTCGTGCGTCGTGTATTATTACGTCGTGACAAAAGAGGGCGAAAGATTCGTGCTTTTCCTATTTATAATACAGGAAAGTACAGTATGAAATATGCTCATACGTATCTCAGTTCAGAATTTCGCCCAGGGCGGTCGATTACGGAAGAAGAAATTTTGACTCCGCACCGCCATGTTCATCCATCAGAATTAGTGATAGATTTTCAAATTGACGAATCTAATAAACAAAAGAGAGACGAACTAGAAGAGGAAATGGAAAGTTTCTCGAAAAATGGACCATTCAGTGCTGCAGAACCATCAACGGAATGGTGGCAGAAGGAAAAAGTCGGAGATTTCTTTGATAAAAGTACATCTGCCCTGATTCATCAGCAAATTGCTCCTCTTTTAGAACACAGTGAAGAAGAAATGAATGAGGAACCTATGGAGGCTTTCCTTTATAACTTAAAGCTTCTGGGCGATCATGAAGAAATTAACCGCCAAGTGTATAGTCACATACGCAAGCAAGTAGATAAGTTAATTGAAGAACAGGAAACACCCGTGGTGCAAGGATGA
- a CDS encoding VirB4 family type IV secretion system protein has product MFSFLKQKNDTEEIQEKGYNPFLLAHIQPQGGVKFQESFIRKGDGYEVCVHVYAFPKNVSDFWLEPIFNMENVITTMDIVSDDRYKVRDGLNKGMAEQSSRMINEKDNAGIIEAQNNYDDLRELYNQVSEEGEIIKRVHLRHYVSAPTREELEDKVKVVLSTLQDENFRGSIFLNEQEFEWKSLLTNYTEQSTYRNKREGHPIPALGLAGGFPFHFTSLNDPFGTFYGTTLTGGNVVFDLFHRDQQRKSYNGVMVGAMGAGKSTTLKKIMLDNAIKGYKVRTFDVTGEFVELTEALGGKQIALDGSDGVINPLQVYQTAEDEYTSFTQHLSKLTTFYKFLAPEANDSELKEYENLLRKLYENLGLWNDDSKSNITELAVEEYPIFTDFLAFIEEQLYENIKEGKQREKLSQERKRRLESIELNIRNLVETYAHLFNGVSTIEHFDEQQVVTFTLRGLSQMRAEVFQAQLFNVLNLLWDSMLTNGSPQFDAYNRGELAFEDAVRYLILMDEAHHIINTKKKSESALDFLTKFSREARKYFGALLYASHTIRDFVPEGSDQSMVEEIKKLFELTQYKIIMQQDSNNLEMMQQIFMGQLSQSELKDIPYLQTGETMLSIRAVENIRFKVEVSDEELALFGGGA; this is encoded by the coding sequence TTGTTCTCATTTCTAAAACAGAAAAATGATACCGAAGAAATCCAAGAAAAAGGCTACAATCCTTTCTTGCTTGCTCATATCCAACCACAAGGAGGGGTTAAGTTCCAAGAATCTTTTATTCGTAAAGGAGATGGTTATGAAGTTTGTGTCCATGTGTATGCCTTCCCTAAAAATGTTTCGGACTTTTGGCTAGAACCTATTTTCAATATGGAGAATGTCATTACAACGATGGATATTGTCTCGGACGATCGTTACAAAGTCCGGGATGGTTTAAACAAAGGGATGGCTGAACAGAGTTCCCGAATGATTAATGAAAAAGATAATGCTGGCATTATAGAGGCACAAAATAACTACGATGATTTGAGGGAGCTTTACAATCAGGTCTCTGAGGAAGGGGAAATCATTAAACGTGTTCACCTAAGACATTATGTAAGTGCGCCAACAAGAGAAGAGCTGGAAGATAAAGTGAAAGTCGTCTTATCGACATTACAGGACGAGAATTTCAGAGGATCTATTTTCTTAAACGAACAGGAATTCGAATGGAAATCGCTACTCACGAATTATACCGAACAATCCACTTATCGAAACAAGAGGGAAGGTCATCCGATACCCGCCTTAGGGTTAGCTGGTGGCTTTCCTTTTCATTTTACTAGCTTAAACGATCCTTTTGGTACCTTCTACGGGACGACATTGACAGGAGGAAATGTGGTCTTTGATCTCTTTCATAGAGATCAGCAACGTAAGAGTTATAACGGAGTCATGGTGGGAGCGATGGGAGCAGGAAAGTCTACCACGCTTAAGAAAATTATGCTGGATAACGCGATTAAAGGCTATAAGGTTCGGACGTTTGATGTCACAGGAGAATTTGTAGAGTTAACGGAAGCTTTAGGCGGAAAACAAATTGCGCTTGATGGGTCAGATGGGGTCATCAACCCTTTGCAGGTATATCAAACGGCAGAAGATGAATATACCTCCTTTACTCAGCACTTATCCAAGTTAACGACATTCTATAAATTCTTAGCCCCTGAAGCGAATGATAGTGAATTGAAAGAATATGAAAATCTATTAAGAAAGCTCTATGAAAATCTTGGCTTATGGAACGATGATTCAAAATCAAATATAACCGAACTTGCTGTTGAGGAGTACCCGATCTTTACCGATTTTCTTGCCTTTATCGAAGAACAACTCTATGAAAATATCAAGGAAGGAAAGCAAAGAGAAAAGTTGAGTCAGGAAAGGAAACGACGTCTGGAAAGCATCGAATTAAACATTCGGAATCTTGTAGAGACTTACGCGCACCTCTTTAATGGCGTATCGACCATTGAACACTTTGATGAGCAACAGGTCGTTACGTTTACCCTGAGGGGCCTATCTCAAATGAGAGCCGAGGTTTTCCAAGCGCAATTGTTTAACGTTCTCAACCTCTTATGGGACTCCATGCTAACGAATGGTTCACCTCAGTTTGATGCTTATAATCGAGGTGAATTAGCTTTTGAAGATGCTGTACGATATCTCATTTTAATGGATGAAGCTCACCATATTATAAACACAAAGAAGAAAAGTGAGAGTGCTCTCGATTTCCTTACCAAGTTTAGTCGTGAGGCCAGGAAGTATTTTGGTGCTCTCCTCTATGCCAGTCACACCATTCGTGATTTTGTTCCTGAGGGTTCAGATCAGAGTATGGTAGAGGAGATCAAGAAGCTTTTTGAACTGACCCAATACAAAATTATTATGCAGCAGGATAGTAATAACTTAGAGATGATGCAGCAAATATTCATGGGGCAATTAAGCCAAAGTGAATTAAAAGATATCCCTTACCTACAAACAGGAGAGACGATGTTAAGCATCCGTGCGGTGGAAAACATTCGTTTCAAGGTAGAGGTATCAGATGAAGAGTTAGCGTTGTTTGGAGGAGGTGCTTAA
- the mobP2 gene encoding MobP2 family relaxase: protein MSETVTPGVVLKTKFVTANKKGFQDYVQYVDREEAKGKGEAHRSMFSLYNHYMDDPDKTSALFTQQSDHLSIEGKQGIKSLFEQAQKKNSIMWQDVITFDNDWLQERGVYDSKTHTLDEDALKQVTRKSMQTMMKKEGLQESAVWSAAIHYNTDNIHIHVATVEPNPTRDRGKRKPKTLDAMKSEVVNGLLDRTQERDQINSLIRDHIVNEKRENSNMKWSNREMKPLFLEVYNHLPKDKRQWHYGYQTMNPIRPKIDELTTKYLDKYHPKEMKQLHNKLDQEVNELKQAYGDGPKDKKRYEHYKQNKLDDLYKRMGNAFLQEMKQYDYQQYPRQTSNTKHPYKSMPSGIQLQRSLRSIQRSMGQTYDQFINDMDHQKLEREIEKER, encoded by the coding sequence ATGAGTGAAACTGTAACACCTGGAGTAGTATTAAAAACAAAATTCGTGACAGCGAACAAGAAAGGATTTCAAGATTATGTGCAATACGTGGATCGGGAGGAAGCTAAAGGAAAAGGGGAAGCTCATCGATCCATGTTTAGTTTATATAATCACTATATGGACGATCCGGATAAAACATCTGCTTTGTTTACTCAACAGTCGGATCACTTATCTATAGAAGGAAAACAGGGAATCAAATCATTATTCGAACAGGCTCAAAAGAAGAACAGTATCATGTGGCAAGATGTCATTACATTTGATAATGATTGGCTTCAAGAACGAGGTGTTTATGATTCAAAAACCCACACCTTGGATGAAGATGCTTTGAAGCAAGTGACAAGAAAATCCATGCAGACCATGATGAAGAAAGAGGGATTACAAGAGAGTGCTGTTTGGTCGGCAGCCATTCACTATAATACTGATAACATTCACATTCATGTGGCCACAGTCGAACCAAACCCGACTCGTGACCGTGGAAAGCGAAAGCCTAAAACTCTAGACGCGATGAAAAGTGAAGTCGTGAATGGATTATTAGATCGAACACAAGAACGGGATCAAATAAACTCGTTGATCCGGGACCATATAGTGAATGAGAAGAGAGAGAATAGCAACATGAAATGGAGCAATAGAGAAATGAAGCCTTTGTTTCTCGAAGTATATAATCACTTGCCTAAGGATAAACGACAGTGGCACTATGGCTATCAAACGATGAATCCTATTCGACCGAAGATTGATGAACTAACGACCAAATATTTAGATAAGTATCACCCCAAAGAAATGAAGCAGCTGCATAATAAACTGGATCAAGAAGTGAACGAACTAAAACAGGCTTATGGGGATGGACCTAAGGATAAGAAGCGATATGAACATTACAAACAAAACAAGTTGGATGATCTCTATAAACGAATGGGCAATGCGTTCTTACAAGAAATGAAGCAGTACGATTACCAGCAGTATCCTAGACAAACGTCCAATACAAAGCACCCTTATAAGTCCATGCCGTCAGGAATTCAATTGCAGCGTTCCTTAAGGAGTATTCAACGTTCGATGGGACAAACCTATGATCAGTTTATCAATGATATGGATCATCAGAAGTTAGAACGAGAAATTGAAAAAGAAAGGTAG
- a CDS encoding pLS20_p028 family conjugation system transmembrane protein translates to MSDEELLEILLRFSDVLSTNNIFTSGLRIMGWGTILFLKMIVDGLEGMVDKVLILTDFFSSDPVINFLETIQPVLYILLAISLGMIGFRLVFNKEKNRSEVPMNLFISIMTITLLSFGMGKVNDFTGDAMDVAKVQTDSFTTSDRVMEDYITDIVVYEESDWKTPDIEEQHHISPASIDKISINETIDDSFEKSNGDSLSNKGQKIVMNKVGLESNGEEGLVELGKSGLFDFLPENYYRWHVDWFTAIVTLSVMAFTMILISIKVAKLCFELGFNHIVALIMAYADISTGQRLKAIIKNIGSIFASLIMIFLSLRVYMYYTTFIDNNLEGLGYLIALIAGSLAVIDGPNIVQKLFGIDAGLKNAWHVAMGGYLASKTLGPPVKKAAGAITSGGTSALMNTGAGTAGAVAGIYGRKDKGNSKTNGKSDPSSPQGNRSQGNQKKQEPSPMTSNQEGQKDSLGGKETRSQGARSRSSTYETQDQSYPSSQKGSSMNTTKEDSPGGLDVPSSNQSNEQPIATQPKKDKKQVNDIGSSETGRGRLEDKDNEPKEKTDQIAASAKSETSEVKTPESTDDIPMPNQYRTEQRTVGGYMKDRFRERFNHNPKVQSAKRTYNLSRNTTENWINKMKKRGPKE, encoded by the coding sequence ATGTCCGATGAAGAGTTGTTAGAGATATTGTTAAGGTTTTCGGACGTCTTATCGACCAATAATATTTTCACCTCTGGGTTAAGGATCATGGGGTGGGGAACGATCCTATTCTTGAAAATGATTGTCGATGGCCTAGAAGGCATGGTCGATAAGGTTTTAATCTTAACGGATTTCTTTTCGAGCGATCCTGTAATTAACTTTCTTGAAACCATCCAGCCTGTTCTCTATATCTTGTTAGCCATTTCATTGGGAATGATCGGCTTTCGATTAGTTTTTAATAAAGAAAAGAATCGATCTGAGGTGCCCATGAACCTATTTATCTCCATCATGACGATTACTCTATTGTCATTTGGAATGGGGAAAGTGAATGACTTTACTGGTGATGCAATGGATGTAGCAAAGGTACAGACCGATTCATTTACTACCTCTGATCGAGTAATGGAAGACTATATTACTGATATAGTCGTTTATGAAGAATCCGATTGGAAAACCCCGGATATAGAAGAACAACATCATATAAGTCCAGCCTCAATTGATAAAATATCCATTAATGAAACGATTGACGATAGTTTTGAAAAATCTAATGGGGATAGCCTATCGAATAAAGGCCAAAAAATTGTAATGAACAAAGTAGGATTAGAATCAAATGGTGAAGAAGGACTTGTGGAGTTAGGAAAAAGTGGTCTGTTTGATTTCCTTCCAGAAAATTATTACCGGTGGCATGTAGATTGGTTTACGGCTATCGTAACCCTTTCTGTTATGGCTTTTACCATGATATTAATATCCATTAAAGTGGCCAAGCTCTGTTTTGAGCTTGGCTTTAATCATATCGTAGCCTTAATCATGGCCTATGCGGATATTTCCACAGGTCAGCGCTTGAAAGCGATCATTAAGAATATTGGAAGCATTTTTGCTTCTCTTATCATGATTTTCTTAAGTTTACGTGTGTATATGTATTACACAACCTTTATAGATAATAACCTTGAAGGACTTGGGTACTTGATTGCTTTGATCGCCGGAAGTTTAGCCGTCATTGATGGACCTAATATTGTCCAGAAGCTCTTTGGCATTGATGCTGGATTGAAAAATGCTTGGCATGTTGCGATGGGTGGTTACTTAGCCTCTAAAACCCTCGGCCCTCCGGTTAAGAAAGCTGCAGGAGCTATTACAAGCGGTGGAACATCAGCCCTAATGAATACAGGTGCCGGGACAGCTGGTGCGGTCGCTGGTATCTATGGGCGCAAGGATAAGGGGAATTCTAAGACGAATGGAAAAAGTGATCCATCATCACCCCAAGGAAATAGAAGTCAAGGAAACCAGAAAAAACAAGAGCCAAGTCCAATGACATCCAATCAGGAAGGACAAAAAGATTCGTTGGGAGGAAAAGAAACGAGAAGTCAAGGGGCAAGAAGTCGTTCATCCACCTATGAAACTCAGGATCAGTCTTATCCTTCTTCTCAGAAAGGATCCTCTATGAACACTACAAAAGAAGATTCCCCAGGAGGGTTGGACGTACCATCTTCTAACCAAAGCAATGAGCAACCTATAGCTACTCAACCTAAGAAAGATAAAAAACAAGTGAATGATATAGGTAGTAGTGAAACAGGAAGGGGTCGTTTAGAGGACAAGGATAATGAACCTAAGGAAAAGACAGATCAAATAGCAGCAAGCGCAAAATCAGAAACATCAGAGGTGAAAACGCCAGAAAGTACAGATGATATTCCTATGCCGAATCAATACAGAACAGAGCAGCGAACGGTAGGAGGATATATGAAAGATCGATTTAGGGAACGATTTAATCATAATCCGAAGGTTCAAAGTGCAAAACGGACATATAACTTATCTCGAAACACCACGGAGAACTGGATAAATAAAATGAAGAAACGCGGACCTAAGGAATAA
- a CDS encoding DUF5592 family protein, producing MILLQYKIPSEIGSELKINRLFYLTDLLVVLILGGIGFTFRYVVHSSFVWYYAIFWIVLMVAWLIRPKTNPKLRMAKALFLAVTRDRVTYCAIDKKENEYSKDEELRGEDFT from the coding sequence GTGATTTTATTGCAATACAAAATTCCCTCTGAAATAGGAAGTGAGTTGAAGATCAACCGTCTCTTCTACCTTACAGATTTACTGGTAGTACTCATTCTGGGAGGCATAGGGTTTACCTTCCGGTATGTCGTCCATTCTTCTTTCGTTTGGTATTATGCGATCTTTTGGATTGTATTGATGGTTGCTTGGTTGATCCGACCCAAAACCAATCCAAAGCTGCGGATGGCCAAAGCATTGTTCTTAGCCGTGACGAGAGACCGAGTGACTTATTGTGCTATCGATAAAAAAGAAAACGAGTATTCAAAAGATGAAGAGTTACGAGGGGAGGACTTTACATGA